In Lujinxingia sediminis, a single genomic region encodes these proteins:
- a CDS encoding DUF4388 domain-containing protein, whose translation MAKMYHILIVDEEEHLLWALERNLFPQRQDIAVHTARSGEEGLRILDDQPIDLLISDIKMPGAVDGFQLILRAKEMAPDARVMIITAFGTHRIQNFAERIGISHYIEKPFTVDEVRDAILEILNEKEGFQGVLSDLELTDIIQMLCLAKRTALLHLKHRDHRGRIVFDAGEVTHAEFDGEVGPEAVYQMLALRQGDIFMQSDFESVPATIDMGWQDLLLEGVRRTDEQRFEEEQQAGPSIGGEVAGEVEPVLALDLDDDDFAPGRSLTPMGVGAATMFASTFETEPSQPGLADSSSSAALLFSQAELDEMAAASGGAVEEAAPLAQPQTQPAAVLSAPGIEELSEVEMGPAVSQSDFPGRKRRKTSPGMSAVSAQVVVTEESGEFELFAAPALNGRHAEAIASDRTSATEERAANRPDSLLEEFVHECPGLRATGLVNAQQGQALEFLTLRGDTALDESELSVRLAEVFRRAHRSVRALYPDDALEEMQMAMAGDYVLIRALKGTPYVHLAIVEREASLGIALVLMRQLGRRLTRSNVLPDA comes from the coding sequence ATGGCGAAGATGTACCATATATTGATCGTCGACGAAGAGGAACATCTGCTGTGGGCGCTGGAGCGCAACCTTTTTCCTCAGCGCCAGGACATCGCCGTCCACACCGCGCGCTCCGGGGAAGAGGGGCTGCGCATTCTGGACGACCAGCCCATCGACCTGCTCATCTCGGATATCAAAATGCCGGGAGCCGTCGACGGGTTTCAGCTGATTCTGCGTGCCAAAGAGATGGCCCCTGATGCCCGGGTGATGATCATCACCGCGTTTGGCACCCATCGCATTCAGAACTTCGCTGAACGCATCGGCATCAGCCACTACATCGAGAAACCCTTTACGGTCGATGAGGTGCGCGATGCCATCCTGGAGATTCTCAACGAGAAAGAGGGCTTCCAGGGCGTGTTGAGCGATCTGGAGCTGACCGACATCATCCAGATGCTCTGCCTGGCCAAGCGTACCGCGCTCTTGCATCTGAAACATCGCGACCATCGAGGTCGGATTGTCTTTGACGCCGGCGAAGTGACCCACGCGGAGTTCGACGGCGAGGTCGGTCCGGAGGCGGTCTACCAGATGCTCGCGCTGCGACAGGGCGACATCTTCATGCAGTCCGACTTTGAGTCGGTGCCTGCCACCATCGATATGGGCTGGCAGGATCTTTTGCTCGAAGGGGTGCGCCGCACCGATGAGCAACGCTTTGAAGAAGAGCAGCAGGCCGGCCCCTCGATCGGCGGTGAGGTCGCCGGTGAGGTGGAGCCGGTGCTCGCTCTTGACCTGGATGATGATGACTTCGCACCTGGCCGCTCTCTGACTCCGATGGGAGTAGGTGCGGCGACGATGTTCGCCTCGACCTTTGAGACCGAGCCCAGCCAGCCCGGGCTTGCGGATAGCTCATCGAGCGCTGCGTTGCTTTTCTCGCAGGCCGAGCTCGATGAGATGGCCGCCGCCTCCGGCGGCGCTGTCGAAGAGGCTGCGCCGCTGGCGCAGCCGCAAACCCAACCCGCCGCCGTGTTGAGCGCCCCGGGCATCGAAGAACTCTCGGAGGTGGAGATGGGACCGGCCGTCTCCCAGAGTGACTTCCCCGGACGCAAGCGACGCAAGACCTCGCCGGGCATGTCGGCAGTCAGTGCTCAGGTCGTGGTGACCGAAGAGAGCGGGGAGTTTGAGCTCTTTGCTGCGCCCGCGCTCAACGGCCGACACGCCGAGGCGATCGCCAGCGATCGTACCAGCGCGACGGAGGAGCGTGCGGCTAACAGGCCGGATTCGCTCCTCGAGGAGTTTGTTCATGAATGTCCCGGGCTTCGCGCAACGGGGCTGGTGAACGCGCAGCAGGGGCAAGCGTTGGAATTTCTGACCTTGCGCGGTGACACCGCCCTGGATGAGTCGGAACTCTCGGTGCGACTGGCGGAGGTCTTTCGTCGCGCGCATCGCTCGGTTCGCGCGCTCTACCCGGACGATGCCCTCGAAGAGATGCAGATGGCGATGGCGGGCGATTACGTGTTGATTCGCGCGCTCAAGGGTACGCCCTACGTCCATCTGGCCATTGTGGAACGCGAGGCCAGCCTGGGCATCGCCCTGGTGCTGATGCGCCAGCTGGGTCGTCGTCTGACTCGCTCCAACGTGCTTCCCGACGCCTGA
- a CDS encoding sensor histidine kinase, translated as MSQDSHSPAPSRPGGRLVLADDGAILEAPDFFKQALYLEHRDAPSIYHLFDATQAPFLSVTRIFRHPYGATETHVKVEGLFGTRRSFRYWQVDAYMPGSVAFYVVDETAITQTHDWDYRRLRREILKDVQNSLSAHFKNRLATVQLLAETLRDAPQLVEQSAPRMLAAVDELKSALNRVLTGIPDVQAHTDYKDQPVRLADLEAVISTWGSREVEVRCEVREVDMGTLIAASSIERVVLPVVENAIDASRVGKKVEITIEELDEGFAHIVVQDYGEGMNERVRKRAEDPFFTTRPGHLGMGLAHAREALRDAGGQWRFETEPRKGTRVTLLLPVTTTSQLFRSY; from the coding sequence ATGAGCCAAGACTCCCACTCCCCCGCACCCTCTCGCCCCGGCGGCCGCCTCGTGCTGGCCGATGATGGCGCGATCTTAGAGGCGCCCGACTTCTTTAAGCAGGCGCTCTATCTGGAGCATCGCGACGCTCCCTCGATCTACCACCTCTTTGATGCGACGCAGGCTCCCTTTTTGTCGGTCACGCGCATCTTCCGTCACCCTTATGGGGCAACGGAGACGCACGTCAAAGTGGAGGGGCTCTTCGGCACTCGCCGCAGCTTTCGCTACTGGCAGGTCGATGCGTATATGCCAGGGAGTGTGGCGTTCTACGTCGTCGATGAGACCGCGATCACCCAGACTCACGACTGGGACTATCGCCGGCTGCGACGCGAGATCTTAAAGGATGTGCAGAACTCACTCTCGGCGCATTTCAAAAACCGTCTGGCCACCGTGCAGCTTCTGGCCGAGACGTTGCGGGATGCCCCGCAGCTTGTCGAGCAGTCGGCGCCGCGAATGCTGGCAGCCGTCGACGAGTTGAAGTCCGCGCTCAATCGCGTGCTCACCGGTATCCCCGACGTCCAGGCGCATACCGACTACAAAGATCAGCCGGTGCGACTGGCCGATCTTGAAGCGGTTATCAGCACCTGGGGAAGCCGCGAGGTCGAGGTGCGCTGTGAGGTGCGCGAGGTCGATATGGGGACGCTGATCGCGGCCTCTTCGATCGAACGGGTGGTGCTCCCGGTGGTCGAAAACGCCATCGACGCCTCGCGCGTCGGCAAGAAGGTCGAGATCACCATCGAAGAGCTCGATGAGGGGTTTGCCCATATCGTGGTGCAGGACTACGGCGAGGGCATGAACGAGCGGGTACGAAAACGCGCTGAAGATCCCTTCTTCACAACACGCCCCGGCCACCTGGGCATGGGCCTTGCTCATGCGCGCGAGGCGTTACGCGACGCCGGTGGCCAGTGGCGCTTTGAAACCGAGCCGCGCAAAGGCACCCGCGTCACTCTGCTCTTGCCGGTGACCACGACCTCCCAACTTTTTCGATCGTACTGA
- a CDS encoding OmpP1/FadL family transporter, with product MAVDVLRRTAAALLVVAATGALIPEVQAAGFEVGENTTRSLARGGTGAVNKADPSALYFNPALLPRARGHQVLLNANLLKLNLGFQRDDLVLRGRNETQTKSFGPVQNEGGWFPAPFLTASFDVGPENFALAVGAFGPSAYGRPCYGAMVDGECTFAPESPARGMLVSEDLFLAYFSLGAGYEFDLGPERSLAVGLTAIAAYQDTSFSIAVESDPNVSAPWSEDPRAEAYFRAEDLQAWRPSAIVGVAYQDGPMRLAASYRPPIHWETKGKARVELPAFLSSTGAYLTDDAMTFSTWQAGSLRLGWGVELGEHPADAERSRFDLEVNAVWENWSLVEFFEIDIAGDIELADVPPDENGNPPRIPIYPIYQVKNYQDAYSLRVGASYGINRFITAHGGAMMETPAQRNAHTTVDFVSWERYGLSAGASVHLPANLELELGYMHIFSPDRQVRHGEIYNPIPMSQCAGPEFDHPGCDQPGTPPGNPQNEGSWTASFQLLSAGVTWRY from the coding sequence ATGGCTGTTGATGTTCTGCGCCGCACTGCCGCGGCGTTGCTTGTGGTCGCTGCAACCGGCGCCTTGATCCCTGAGGTTCAGGCGGCGGGCTTTGAAGTCGGCGAAAATACCACCCGTTCGTTGGCCCGTGGTGGCACCGGGGCGGTCAATAAGGCCGACCCGTCAGCCCTTTATTTTAACCCGGCGTTGCTCCCGCGAGCGCGCGGACATCAAGTCTTGCTCAACGCCAACCTGCTCAAGCTCAACCTGGGGTTTCAGCGCGACGATCTGGTGCTTCGCGGCCGCAATGAGACGCAGACCAAGTCCTTTGGCCCGGTGCAAAACGAGGGCGGCTGGTTCCCGGCACCGTTTCTAACCGCGAGCTTCGATGTAGGTCCGGAGAACTTCGCACTGGCCGTCGGGGCCTTTGGTCCCAGCGCCTACGGGCGCCCGTGCTACGGGGCGATGGTCGACGGGGAGTGTACGTTTGCGCCGGAGAGTCCGGCGCGCGGCATGCTGGTCAGCGAGGATCTCTTCCTGGCCTATTTCAGTCTCGGTGCGGGGTATGAGTTTGATCTCGGCCCGGAGCGCTCGCTTGCCGTGGGGCTTACGGCAATCGCCGCCTACCAGGACACCAGCTTCAGCATCGCGGTAGAGAGCGACCCGAACGTCTCCGCGCCCTGGTCCGAAGATCCCCGTGCGGAGGCGTATTTTCGCGCCGAAGATCTCCAGGCCTGGCGTCCCAGTGCGATTGTGGGTGTAGCCTACCAGGACGGTCCGATGCGTCTGGCGGCCTCCTACCGCCCGCCGATCCACTGGGAGACAAAAGGCAAAGCAAGGGTGGAGCTCCCCGCGTTTCTATCCTCCACGGGCGCGTACCTCACCGATGACGCGATGACTTTTTCGACCTGGCAGGCCGGATCGCTTCGTCTGGGTTGGGGGGTGGAACTGGGAGAGCACCCGGCTGACGCTGAGCGGTCCCGCTTTGATCTGGAAGTCAACGCGGTGTGGGAGAACTGGTCGCTGGTGGAGTTTTTTGAAATCGACATTGCCGGGGACATCGAACTTGCCGATGTTCCCCCCGATGAAAATGGCAATCCGCCGCGCATCCCGATCTATCCGATTTACCAGGTCAAGAACTACCAGGATGCCTACAGCCTTCGCGTCGGTGCGAGCTACGGGATCAATCGCTTCATCACCGCCCACGGCGGCGCGATGATGGAGACTCCCGCCCAACGAAACGCCCACACCACCGTGGACTTTGTCAGCTGGGAGCGCTACGGGTTGAGCGCCGGTGCCAGCGTGCACCTTCCGGCCAACCTGGAGCTGGAGCTGGGTTATATGCACATCTTCTCCCCGGATCGGCAGGTCCGCCATGGCGAGATTTATAACCCGATTCCCATGAGCCAGTGCGCCGGGCCTGAGTTTGACCACCCCGGCTGCGATCAGCCCGGAACACCACCTGGCAACCCCCAGAACGAAGGCAGCTGGACGGCCTCCTTTCAACTGCTAAGCGCCGGCGTCACCTGGCGCTACTGA
- a CDS encoding class I SAM-dependent methyltransferase, which translates to MTRYFGIHTLEGEWHSLLPRYALLSDRLEGKRVLDIGCGTGIGSSLLLELGAEHVDAIDHRPAVLELARMKHAKQSLDFHVMFWEELGFPDQTFDMVLCLDPTSPVTDLNLLVEIKRVLKPGGEYVCAVERRNIQGVESLLPRYGYNDNAESVELNRSEDRVPQIGNLRQCFETVVSVLQQPRYSYVFDFNCEREGSASRPYTMRKASGEPDESGLWVGDAPREDSAENTDQRPGRWLGIDEQLWEHEGDASNVELLFCGDAHMPPPTLREIRMPYSGLVDRLHNLISDLQIRQHPSQRDPSFGDVIEAGGGFSERETTSEFRALNHWALEKRSRRANVEPPQPYDYGQRSARAQADHQRGLDQIRDQLEQMTYLYQQVRADMEDLFVRTRAELHERDRYIEHLVDTVHLWQHHAYSESDDQPTGVYELPIDDQDRAFDGETTGIFTKPLSYVKAEDQQTRADSPGERASDGDVAACEPEDEADESGDYSLEESSSEASEAESDAPDSENTEPETSH; encoded by the coding sequence ATGACGCGATATTTTGGGATTCACACTCTGGAAGGGGAGTGGCACAGCCTGCTTCCGCGCTACGCCCTGCTCTCCGATCGCCTCGAAGGCAAGCGCGTCCTGGATATCGGATGCGGGACCGGCATCGGCTCCTCCCTGCTTCTGGAGTTGGGCGCCGAGCATGTCGACGCCATCGACCATCGCCCCGCGGTGCTCGAACTCGCGCGCATGAAGCACGCCAAGCAGAGTCTCGACTTTCACGTGATGTTCTGGGAGGAGCTGGGCTTTCCCGACCAGACCTTCGACATGGTCCTCTGTCTCGATCCGACGTCGCCGGTGACCGATCTCAATCTCCTGGTCGAGATTAAGCGGGTCCTCAAACCCGGCGGCGAGTACGTATGCGCCGTGGAGCGTCGCAACATCCAGGGCGTGGAGAGCCTGCTGCCGCGTTACGGCTATAACGACAACGCCGAGAGCGTAGAGCTCAATCGCTCCGAAGACCGTGTCCCCCAGATTGGCAACCTGCGCCAGTGCTTTGAGACGGTCGTCTCGGTGCTGCAACAGCCCCGTTACAGCTATGTCTTCGACTTCAACTGCGAACGCGAAGGTAGCGCCTCGCGCCCCTACACCATGCGCAAAGCCTCGGGAGAGCCCGATGAAAGCGGCCTATGGGTGGGCGACGCTCCGCGGGAAGACAGCGCCGAGAACACCGATCAGCGCCCCGGGCGCTGGCTGGGCATCGATGAGCAGCTCTGGGAACATGAAGGCGATGCTTCCAATGTGGAGCTGCTCTTCTGCGGAGATGCGCATATGCCCCCCCCTACCCTGCGCGAGATTCGCATGCCCTATTCGGGGCTTGTGGACCGGCTGCATAACCTCATCTCCGACCTTCAGATCCGCCAGCATCCCTCTCAACGCGACCCTTCCTTTGGCGATGTGATTGAGGCCGGCGGAGGCTTCTCCGAGCGTGAAACCACCTCGGAATTTCGCGCACTTAACCACTGGGCGTTGGAAAAGCGCAGTCGACGCGCCAACGTAGAGCCTCCCCAGCCTTACGATTACGGGCAGCGTTCCGCACGCGCCCAGGCCGACCATCAACGCGGCCTCGATCAGATCCGCGATCAGCTCGAGCAGATGACCTACCTCTATCAGCAGGTGCGCGCCGATATGGAAGACCTCTTCGTGCGCACCCGCGCCGAGCTCCATGAGCGCGACCGCTACATCGAGCATCTCGTTGACACCGTGCACCTCTGGCAACACCACGCCTACAGCGAGAGCGACGATCAGCCCACGGGCGTCTACGAACTTCCTATCGACGACCAGGATCGCGCCTTCGATGGCGAGACCACCGGCATCTTCACCAAGCCCCTCTCTTATGTGAAAGCCGAAGATCAGCAGACACGCGCTGACTCCCCTGGCGAGCGAGCCTCCGATGGCGATGTCGCCGCCTGTGAGCCGGAAGACGAGGCCGACGAGAGCGGAGACTACAGTCTGGAGGAGAGCTCCTCGGAGGCGAGTGAGGCGGAGTCAGACGCCCCTGACTCCGAGAACACCGAGCCCGAAACGTCGCACTGA
- the asd gene encoding archaetidylserine decarboxylase (Phosphatidylserine decarboxylase is synthesized as a single chain precursor. Generation of the pyruvoyl active site from a Ser is coupled to cleavage of a Gly-Ser bond between the larger (beta) and smaller (alpha chains). It is an integral membrane protein.), whose translation MVMEKAAVKALERLPKNLVSRAFGMVSEVELPRPIQKVVNSSFAELAGIDVAEGERSPREYDSLNAYFTRRLRSGARHIESHEADTLVSPVDGKVGAFGNINAGTLLQAKGRTYRLLDLVDSAEEAARFDGGAFITIYLSPRDYHRIHAPVGGQVDAVSYIPGYLFPVNPFAVRNIDELFAVNERLISYLDTEKLGRVGVVKVGATCVGRIGLAFDGFETNGTFRRREDFSPREELHVDHGDELGVFNLGSTVILLISEPTFRFREDLRFGDVVRLGERLGALEG comes from the coding sequence ATGGTGATGGAAAAAGCGGCGGTGAAGGCTTTGGAACGGTTGCCCAAAAACCTGGTCAGCCGCGCCTTTGGCATGGTCAGTGAAGTGGAGCTGCCGCGGCCGATCCAGAAGGTGGTCAACAGCTCATTTGCGGAGTTGGCCGGTATCGACGTGGCCGAGGGCGAGCGCAGCCCTCGTGAATACGACAGCCTCAATGCTTATTTCACCCGTCGGCTCCGCAGTGGAGCGCGCCACATCGAAAGCCACGAGGCCGACACCCTGGTCAGCCCGGTCGATGGAAAGGTCGGTGCGTTCGGAAACATCAACGCCGGCACCCTGTTGCAGGCCAAGGGCCGCACCTACCGTCTGCTGGACCTGGTCGACAGCGCCGAGGAGGCTGCGCGCTTTGACGGCGGCGCCTTCATTACGATCTACCTCTCCCCGAGGGACTACCACCGTATTCACGCCCCGGTGGGAGGGCAGGTTGATGCAGTCAGCTACATCCCCGGCTACCTCTTTCCTGTGAACCCCTTTGCGGTGCGCAATATCGATGAGCTCTTCGCGGTCAATGAACGGTTGATCAGTTACCTCGACACCGAAAAGTTGGGTCGGGTTGGGGTGGTTAAAGTCGGAGCGACCTGCGTGGGCCGCATCGGGCTTGCGTTTGATGGCTTTGAAACCAACGGTACCTTCCGCCGCCGCGAAGACTTCTCCCCGCGCGAAGAGCTTCACGTGGATCACGGCGATGAGCTTGGTGTCTTTAATCTGGGCTCCACTGTCATTCTCCTGATCAGCGAGCCGACCTTCCGCTTCCGCGAAGATCTACGCTTCGGCGACGTCGTTCGGCTTGGCGAGCGTCTCGGGGCGCTCGAGGGGTAA
- a CDS encoding SAM-dependent methyltransferase, whose product MTAPDRGCEEFEFVPNSADKSPEIGPHLDEESDVIELTEEISKSLTAPSEPDGLSLEMPAFRVPESILDDELDGETNRLDAQALEGAGYDRQEMVKTISMEPIRREDLEALAPTRAPELDEPLGDARFAPDIVTAPPRVLIKRWNDGLPVAALKLVSAPPPGSPPPVVAAASATPVNSEAAIPPAPVPPSLEEESDVLELDEIETIAEPPARPPAGAPSAAPPTPELPATPDLDTPRAAEAAPESIPTPAEPPSAAEPAGDSEMQGLVKELLEEKKAKAQGPRTKRLRPRDVWFQEVFSEEYLRTIPASIGERTEHEVDFIRKSLKLKRGSRILDLACGFGRHAIGLAEEGYEMVGIDLSMPLLQKALADARQRSTNVKFIHGDMRELNFNEVFDGCYVWDTSVGYFDDRTNLRVFQGIQRALKPGGRILIDVINRDYVVRETPTRLWWEGEGCIFLEESEFDFQTSTLHAKRSFIYEDNSPPLEQNSYIRLYNVHELRQMLHVAGFNVLEISGERFTRGYFLGASSRRVIVLAEKRARKDTV is encoded by the coding sequence ATGACTGCGCCCGACCGGGGCTGCGAGGAGTTTGAATTCGTGCCAAATTCTGCCGATAAGTCCCCCGAGATTGGGCCGCACCTCGATGAGGAAAGCGACGTGATCGAGCTGACCGAAGAGATCAGCAAGAGCCTCACGGCGCCTTCCGAACCCGATGGGTTGAGCCTGGAGATGCCCGCGTTCCGAGTGCCGGAGAGCATCCTGGATGACGAGCTCGATGGCGAGACCAATCGCCTCGATGCGCAGGCTTTGGAGGGGGCGGGCTATGACCGGCAGGAGATGGTCAAGACGATCTCCATGGAGCCGATTCGCCGCGAAGACCTTGAAGCGCTGGCGCCGACGCGGGCCCCTGAGTTGGATGAGCCCCTGGGCGACGCTCGTTTTGCACCGGATATTGTGACGGCCCCTCCCCGCGTCTTAATCAAGCGCTGGAACGACGGGCTTCCGGTCGCTGCGCTTAAACTGGTTTCCGCGCCACCGCCCGGGTCGCCGCCACCGGTGGTCGCGGCCGCAAGCGCGACGCCCGTCAACTCCGAGGCGGCCATCCCGCCGGCGCCTGTCCCGCCCTCGCTCGAGGAAGAGAGCGATGTGTTGGAACTCGATGAGATTGAAACCATCGCGGAGCCCCCGGCTCGTCCGCCCGCCGGCGCTCCGAGCGCAGCGCCTCCGACGCCCGAACTTCCGGCAACCCCCGACCTGGATACGCCCCGCGCGGCCGAGGCTGCGCCTGAGTCGATTCCGACCCCGGCCGAGCCTCCCTCCGCAGCCGAGCCGGCCGGTGATTCCGAGATGCAGGGCCTGGTTAAAGAGCTCCTCGAAGAGAAGAAGGCCAAGGCGCAGGGGCCCCGCACCAAGCGACTGCGTCCGCGCGATGTCTGGTTCCAGGAGGTCTTCAGCGAGGAGTACCTGCGCACCATCCCGGCATCGATTGGAGAGCGCACCGAGCACGAGGTCGACTTCATCCGCAAGAGCCTCAAGCTCAAGCGGGGCTCGCGCATCCTTGACCTGGCCTGCGGCTTTGGCCGCCACGCCATCGGGCTGGCCGAGGAGGGCTATGAGATGGTCGGTATCGATCTCTCAATGCCTCTCCTTCAGAAGGCACTTGCCGATGCCCGTCAGCGCTCCACCAACGTGAAGTTCATTCACGGCGATATGCGTGAGCTCAACTTCAACGAGGTCTTCGACGGCTGCTACGTCTGGGACACCTCGGTGGGGTATTTTGACGACCGCACTAACCTGCGGGTCTTCCAGGGCATTCAACGCGCGCTCAAGCCGGGCGGGCGTATCCTGATCGATGTCATCAACCGCGACTATGTCGTACGTGAGACGCCCACGCGCCTGTGGTGGGAAGGGGAGGGCTGCATCTTTCTGGAGGAGAGCGAGTTCGACTTTCAGACAAGCACGCTGCACGCCAAGCGCTCCTTTATCTACGAAGACAACTCCCCACCGCTTGAGCAGAACAGTTACATTCGTCTCTACAACGTCCATGAGCTCAGGCAGATGTTGCACGTGGCCGGTTTTAACGTCCTGGAGATCAGTGGCGAGCGCTTCACCCGCGGCTACTTCCTGGGGGCGTCGAGTCGGCGGGTAATCGTGTTGGCGGAGAAGCGCGCACGCAAGGACACGGTGTAG
- a CDS encoding DEAD/DEAH box helicase, producing MLTTAEHTFDDFYLSDEMRRALDAIGYTRPTKAQVAAIPLILAGIDLILQSQTGSGKTAAFGIPMIEMLEPVPGRIDVLVLAPTRELAQQVCNEFERLGQFKRVKATAIYGGTSYERQYEELEKSSIVVATPGRLIDLCERGKIDLSQLRLLCLDEADEMLSMGFRDDIEAIMAYLPEERQSLLFSATITDEIKALGNKTLFYPENVLLSTDSVASVDVAHYYYPVRGVGRPRDLIKVLEYEEPDSAIIFANTKDDTFMVTSFLKRHGYRADVLNGDLPQKEREKTLAALRDGKIDYIVATDVAARGIDISDLSHVINFVLPDSAEVYIHRTGRTGRAGKKGKAISLIAPNEVATFFQVRKMYSVNLIEQSLPTPVEIMKARQRRGLTRIANQLESRSDLPYGAHMGIAEILLNEASEGSELDPVRTVARLLAIAERVQRSQSVTREAATADVKVEAPKVEEKKVEAPKVEETKAEAPKVEETKAEAPKVEEKKVEAPKVEEKKVEAPKVEEKKAEEKKIEAKEESTEVSEEAREEGTGRRRRRRGARRRSRGSRGSSAAPQEVQEEAVVKPSADESTPAPESKPRRERTRRRSRTARNGSSQEGVQQIATPSVPTPVAVAAPAAPAPRDTRKMYLNLGSATFGSDEELVTMLCYMSGMDPEDFGELQMENTYSFIHVRREYFRDVVVALNGQVWEGNNLTAEAARK from the coding sequence ATGCTGACGACCGCTGAACATACTTTTGACGACTTCTACCTCAGCGATGAGATGCGTCGTGCTCTCGACGCCATCGGCTACACCCGCCCGACCAAAGCGCAGGTGGCCGCTATTCCTCTTATCCTCGCCGGCATCGACCTGATCCTGCAGTCGCAGACCGGCTCCGGAAAGACCGCCGCCTTCGGCATTCCCATGATTGAGATGCTGGAGCCGGTCCCCGGTCGCATCGACGTGTTGGTGCTCGCGCCCACGCGAGAGCTCGCGCAGCAGGTCTGCAATGAATTTGAGCGCCTCGGGCAGTTCAAACGCGTCAAAGCCACCGCCATTTACGGCGGCACCTCGTACGAGCGTCAGTACGAAGAGCTGGAGAAGTCCTCGATCGTGGTCGCCACCCCGGGGCGTCTTATCGACCTGTGCGAGCGCGGCAAGATCGATTTGAGCCAGCTTCGTCTGCTCTGCCTTGATGAAGCCGACGAGATGCTCTCGATGGGCTTTCGCGACGACATTGAAGCGATCATGGCGTATCTCCCCGAGGAGCGTCAGAGCCTGCTCTTCTCCGCAACGATCACCGATGAGATCAAGGCCCTGGGCAACAAGACGCTCTTCTACCCGGAGAACGTCCTGCTTTCGACCGACTCGGTCGCTTCGGTGGATGTGGCACACTACTACTACCCGGTGCGCGGCGTAGGTCGCCCACGGGACTTGATCAAAGTGCTGGAGTACGAGGAGCCCGATAGCGCGATCATCTTTGCGAACACCAAAGATGATACCTTCATGGTGACCTCTTTTCTGAAGCGTCACGGCTATCGCGCCGACGTGCTCAACGGCGATCTTCCGCAGAAAGAACGCGAGAAGACGCTCGCTGCACTTCGCGATGGCAAAATTGATTACATCGTAGCCACCGATGTGGCCGCCCGCGGCATCGACATCTCCGACCTGAGCCACGTGATCAACTTCGTGCTCCCGGACTCCGCCGAAGTCTACATCCACCGTACCGGCCGCACCGGTCGCGCCGGCAAAAAGGGCAAGGCCATCAGCCTGATCGCGCCCAATGAAGTCGCGACCTTCTTCCAGGTGCGCAAGATGTACTCGGTGAATCTCATCGAGCAAAGCCTTCCCACGCCGGTGGAGATCATGAAGGCGCGCCAACGTCGCGGGCTTACTCGCATCGCCAACCAGCTGGAGAGCCGCAGCGACCTTCCCTACGGCGCGCACATGGGCATCGCCGAGATCCTGCTCAATGAGGCTTCCGAGGGCAGCGAACTTGATCCGGTGCGTACCGTGGCGCGTCTGCTGGCTATCGCCGAGCGCGTTCAACGCTCTCAGAGTGTGACCCGTGAAGCTGCGACTGCTGACGTGAAGGTCGAAGCTCCAAAGGTCGAGGAGAAGAAGGTCGAAGCTCCAAAGGTCGAGGAGACGAAGGCCGAAGCTCCAAAGGTCGAGGAGACGAAGGCCGAAGCTCCAAAGGTCGAGGAGAAGAAGGTCGAAGCTCCAAAGGTCGAGGAGAAGAAGGTCGAAGCTCCAAAGGTCGAAGAGAAGAAGGCCGAGGAGAAGAAGATAGAGGCAAAGGAAGAGAGCACCGAAGTAAGCGAGGAGGCGCGCGAGGAGGGCACCGGCCGCCGTCGCCGTCGCCGAGGCGCGCGTCGCCGCTCTCGCGGAAGCCGCGGCTCCAGCGCGGCTCCCCAGGAGGTTCAGGAGGAAGCCGTCGTCAAGCCGAGCGCCGACGAAAGCACCCCTGCTCCCGAGAGCAAGCCGCGTCGCGAACGGACTCGCCGCCGCTCGCGCACCGCGCGCAATGGCAGCAGCCAGGAAGGGGTCCAGCAGATCGCCACGCCTTCGGTTCCGACGCCTGTGGCGGTGGCCGCACCGGCAGCTCCGGCACCTCGCGATACGCGTAAGATGTATCTGAACCTGGGCAGCGCCACCTTCGGCTCTGACGAAGAGCTGGTGACCATGCTATGCTACATGTCCGGCATGGACCCGGAGGACTTTGGTGAGCTTCAGATGGAGAACACCTACTCCTTCATTCATGTGCGCCGCGAGTACTTCCGCGACGTCGTCGTGGCGCTCAACGGGCAGGTCTGGGAAGGCAACAACCTCACTGCCGAGGCCGCTCGTAAATAA